CTGGTCACCAGTCGCCTTGCCCATCCCGTTGATGATGTTGGTGAGGTTGCGTACCGCGCCGCCGTTCACCATTACCGCCGCCGAGCTGAGCACCGATTCCACCGTGGCCGCGGCCGCGGTGTTATCCAGGCCGATCGTGTCGCCGTCCTTCAACAACGGCGTGGTTGCAGAAGCGTCAGCCGGTGGTTTCAACGCGATGAACACATCGCCCAGCGGGGTGGCCGAACGCAATTCGGCGGTGCTGCCCTGCGGCAGGCGCACCCCGTCCATGATCCGGATGGTGGTCACCGCCGTGTAGTTGCGCGCCACCATGGATTCCATTTGGCCGACGTCGGCGCCGGCGAGCTTCACTTTGGCGCTGGCGGGCAGGTTCAGCGCGTTGGAGAACACCGCGGTCAGCCGGTAGCCGCCGCTGCCGACCGTCGGCGCCGGCAACGGCAGGCTCGACAGTCCGTTCGACGAGCAGGCCGTGGCGCCCACTGCAACGACCAGAACAGCGACGAGCCGCTTCATTTCTGCCCCATCGCAGCCATGCCGTCCAGCACATAGGACAGCCCGAAGTCCGGTCCGAAGTCCTGCAAAGTGCCGGTGCTGCAGCCCAGCTGGCGCAGGCCCATCAGGTTGCAGATCTCCTTGGTGTACTGGCTGTCGAACAACACCCGGTCGGTGAGAACCCGGGCCCGCGCCGCACCGTTGTTCTGGTCGACGACGTTGTACATGTTGTCCAGCGTCAGCGGTGCGACGTCCAGAAACTCCTTGAGATCCCGCTGACGTTCGACGAGCGTATTGGCGGTGGTGCTGCCGTTGTTGACAACAGCTTTGATGTTGTCCCGGTTCTTCTCCAGGAAATCCCCGACCTGCGCGAGCAGGGTGTTCATCGTCTTGCCGGTGGTGCCGCTGCCGAAGTCCTCGTCGTTGACGATCTGGCTCAGCTGACGCACGGTCGAGCCGAAGTCACGCAGCGTCGCGTCGTTGTCGGCCGCGGCCTGCAACAACGAGCTCAAGTTGCGCACGATCGTGGTGAGCTGATCCCGGGTCTGCTCACCTCCATCGGCACTGAGCCGCAGTGCATTCGAGAGCTCGCCGAGCGCGTCCTTGATCTTCTGTCCGTTGCCGTCGGCGATCGCCGCACCCGAGTTGACGACATCGGCCACCGGACCGTTGCCGTTGCCGTCGCCCTTGAGCGACGTCGAAATCTTGTCCAGCACTCCCAGCACTCGAGCGAACTCGACGGGAGTTTTGGTCCGCGGCAGACCGATGGTGTCGTTGTTCTTGAGCACCGGGCCGCCGCGATACGGCGGAGTGAGCTCGATCTGC
This is a stretch of genomic DNA from Mycobacterium sp. ELW1. It encodes these proteins:
- a CDS encoding MCE family protein; the protein is MTVAVVIVASAVTVAWVYFRSTTDHITLRAQFDSAAGLYVDNTVAVLGMPVGKVTAITPKSSYVEVQFTVDRGVQIPADAQAVTISTSILTDRQIELTPPYRGGPVLKNNDTIGLPRTKTPVEFARVLGVLDKISTSLKGDGNGNGPVADVVNSGAAIADGNGQKIKDALGELSNALRLSADGGEQTRDQLTTIVRNLSSLLQAAADNDATLRDFGSTVRQLSQIVNDEDFGSGTTGKTMNTLLAQVGDFLEKNRDNIKAVVNNGSTTANTLVERQRDLKEFLDVAPLTLDNMYNVVDQNNGAARARVLTDRVLFDSQYTKEICNLMGLRQLGCSTGTLQDFGPDFGLSYVLDGMAAMGQK